From the Ananas comosus cultivar F153 unplaced genomic scaffold, ASM154086v1, whole genome shotgun sequence genome, the window CTTTTCCAAAATGCGTTTTTACAAAACAGATCCCACGAATGATCTGCCTCTAGTGTCTTTAGCTCAAACATACGGTTCTCACTTGCTAATAGAGCTACATCGCGAATCCTTGTTGTGAGAACTATTCTACTCTTGCAATTACTATTCAGAAGTGCATACTTTATCTTGTCCAGTACATCAGTACTCCAAACATCATCCAGAATGAGTACATACTTTTTACACTGCAAGTAAGTGCGGATAGTCTCAACCAAGCTTCTATAATCCATGGTATTAATGTTGTTAGGTGCTTCTCTTTTCTCACGATCTTTCCTATACAACTCTTTTAAGATCTGCCTAAGCAAATCATCAGTCTCATAACTTTGAGATACAGCAACCCAGGCACAAGCATCAAAGGAAGCTTTGATGATATTGTACACATGAGTCACGAGAGTGGTCTTCCCTAGACCACCCATCCCCAACACTGAGATTATCATGGGCTGTCGTTGCTGCTCATCCTCATCTTTCAACCATCTGAGCAACAAGTCCCTGTACTTGTCAATACCCACGATATCATCCTCCTCGACAAAATGTGCTAATTCTGCGGGGCTGTTGCTACCGCCAGCAGCTATTAGAGGTCTTGCTTCATTTTCCATTCTGCTTGTATCATATTGCTCCCTTCGTTCCTTAATGTTTCGAAGCTTAACTTTGATTTTGTTAAGCCTCTTGCTAAGGCGACGCCAAGTTGTTATATTTCTGCACCTCTTGATTGTTTTAGGCAGGACCCCTCCTTGCTCTTCACCGAGCTTGTATGTGAACTCATCTATAATATCCTCAATGTCAAAAGTCAAGTCTCTTGTTTGTTTTATGATGGTTTTTGTGCTCTCAACCTTCTCTTTTAATCTTTCTGCAATCCGTAGGAAGGATAGCATGCTCTCAAGCTCACCCTTAATGTCACTTATATCCTCCACAAGGCCTTTCATTGCTGATATCCGTGTTAGCAATCGTGACGTTGCTGCTTTAGTTGCTTCACTAGCTAAGGTCGCACCGATATTTAGGAGTAATGAGCTTACCACAGCCTCCGCCATGGGCACTTCCTCTGAATTGAGCCTAAAATAAACAATCTTTTCAAATTACCATGTCTCTTCAAATGCACCACTagcaaaaatgattattttttaacgCTCTTATGATTCAAGGCAATTTTcgtaaaaaatatgtaattgTCTCAACCGGAATAACTATGTAGTGCACTAAACAAACACTTATTAGAATCCtcaattaaaaagaagaaacaccAATAACAGTATTGTAGTCTGGAAGACAAAAAGCAATAACTTGTTTGAGATTcagtttaacaaaattttgagaCGAAAGATTCATCATAACTAGTCATACTGAACTCGAGCTCAATGTATATTTGTAGAGCAAGTTGTGAAAAAGTCCTTTAGAGGAGTATGAAATCAATAAAGAGTTGGGAAGTAAATCAATCTGCTGCTAGCCAGTGATTAAATGGTATCGTGTTAAGCGtgattgtaaattattttacaataaacAGTTACAAATCGAGTTTGTTTTGAAGCCCTCTTGTTGTTCATAATTAAGTTAATATATATCAGGACGATAAGTAATTTGCGCAAGAAACTAAACTATTAGTGCTTTTTCAAGTAGTTTTGTTTTGATAGAAATATAAGAACTTAAATTTTAGACTCATGAAACTCCCGTATTtctaatatgttatatttattgTCTCGACATTCATAGTTTCACACTGCCTATTATCAGACCAGAATCTAAAAGTTCTATTTCAACTTTTGTGATTTGTGTTGCAATTTGTATAAGTTCTACATTACTAGTTTTGATAATaactgagtttttttttttccgaaataATTGTTGATCTTTGTGAGTTCAGCAGGAATATTTCTTAAGTGAAATGActttgatacttttttttttttaatgatgagGCATTTAAATAAACGTCTTGTGTCGTTAAATATACTAGCCTCTGTGctttaataaaagaattaagCCAGCTGatagaaaagagaataaaaattaattaaaaataataagtagAAGAAGATGCACAACTAACCACGCACAGATCCAAAAGGGAGATATATTGAAGAGGGAGCTGCTCCAAAATAATTAATCTGAAATTTAACTTGAGAAAATACCGCAACCGAAGAAGCTCTTGAagtaggaaaaattctagaatgcaacggacATATTGGTGACGTGCCGTAACAAGtcaatcaaaaattttcttttaaaaatatatgtcgcattatgattataaaaaatatttttattatacttttgtttgaaaagaaaaaaagtgattgacttattattaatgatgtggtgcaagtgtgataatGTAGAATTTCTCTTTGAAGCAGATGGTTTAGGGCTTGAGGAGTGAGAGATGATCTGGACGTACAGTGCAGCAACCAAGAAACATCTTTCCTCTTAACTTCTCCCATCAGCACTTGAGTGCAGTGCAGTGGGCCATGGTGAATTATTGGTAGGGAATCTTTTGATTATTTACCTTTTACtacttatcaaaatttttaaatttattctgaaattatcaaaatattctttCAAAATTAAATCTTATTAGTAAACCGTAGCAAAAATGAagatatttgaagaaattatttaaaatcagtaagaatattttgatcctAGAGATATTTTGAAGTTTCGAAGAACATAGTagatattattttgaaattttatacatAGGATGAAAACTTCGATTAGCCGCCTTGTGGCCCAACATGTTATATGCTTCGTCATACTATATtcgaaaaatctaaaatatttatgctTCGGCATTCAGTGTTCAAAAAgtctgataaattttttattttgtcattctGCATTCGGAAAGTTTTACTATGTTGTTATATAATTTTACCTTTTGTTtgagggtaaattacactttcggtcctcaaattatgagacGCATAACATTTtagacttcaaattttaattttttgtaatttttggctTAAATTATACTGCACATTATGTTAATATCAGGGCTATAAGTCATTTGAGCAAGAAACTATTAGTGATAGAAATATAAGAACTTAATTTTAGACACATGAATTCCCGTACTTCTAATGTGTTAAATTTTATTGCCTCGACATTCATACTGCCTATTATAGgaccactatctttcttattctatcttacctaaccaaacgttatttttttaatttttaggaataacccaattttcatcaaaCGCAAATTTGATCTAATCCCtacctcaatttatacttatcctcggaatagccactttttgcttatcctcgaaccaaacgataccctAATGTGTTAAATTTTATTGCCCCGACATTCATACTGCCTATTATAGGACCAGAATCTAAAAGTTCTATTTTAACTAATTCTTTGATTTGTGCTGCAGTTTATAAAAGTTTTACATTACAAGTTTTCattaactgatttttttttttttttcgaaataaaCATTAACTTTGTGAGTTCAGTGGGAATATTTCTTAGCATGAATTAACTTTCATACTTTTTTAAACTTGTTTTTAAGGATGGGGCATTTAAATAAACGTTCTATACGTACTGTTAAATATACCTAAAATATTTGCATGCTTTatgaactaatttttttttttttgttgatattatttacctagtgatcaaacggtctcaaaattaataatttaacaaGTAAAAGTGAGGCACTTTCTTCTTGTTTAACTGCAAAAAACAATCCGAATTACTTGAGCTTTTGATAATAAAGAAAATTCTCTGAGATATTTAGATCAAGGTCTACAATCAAGATTGTGaacttaagaattttttttattttttatttttagatggtTGCTAATATTGGCCCTTCCTATTGCACCCACTTGATGAGccagaaaataattaaagaaaaatcataaaattctTTTCCTAGAAAGTTTATGTATCCTTAAACATCTTAATTAATTGCATGATATTGATCATCGATTTAAATGCtcaatcatgaaaaataaagtgaaagtactatatAATGCGGCCAAATTATTCTACCTCAATTATTATCTCTTGTCATCTTGTTTCCAGTGATCAAGTGAATCCAAACAGTATATTAATCAACAaatacatatactatatatatactctctgTGCCTTTATAAAGAATTAAGCCAGCTGATAGCAAAGAGAATAGAAAACAAGAACGTACCCTTGGAACTCAAGAAATGAATTAAAAGAGTAAGGAGAAGCAGCACAACTAACCACACAGATCCAAAAAGGAGATTGAAGAGGGAGCTGctccaaattaattaatctcaaattcaaatacTACAACCAAAGAAGCTCTTGAAGTAGATGTTTTGGGGGATTgaggagtgtgtgtgtgtgtgtgtgtgtgtgagagagagagagagataaggttGAAGAGTGAAAAGAAATAGAATGGGAAGCAGAATAATTAAAGGTCGAACTTCTTCCCTATTCGCTTTTGCCATCAGCATTCCGTGGCCGGTGGGTCTACCACCAGCAAAAGTGAAAATTCCTTCTTCTGCTGGGAACTTGTGTGGTGTTTGGAGCGTGGCTCCTAcgccgttttcgatgattaaacttcgaattgacgatcagctTCGTAGACTTAATCTTACTTActtaaacatttaaaaaataaattttgtaacttttcgatatcatttacctaataatCGCGatagttcaaaatcaacaattttttaatgattgatgtgtgttatttgtaagtttaacagtgtagaagtattcaaatcagataaaattttgatagaaaattttgtatACTATCTACAGCAAGATTactatctctgatcgaaaattttagtgttatattataatttttgtgagatttttattttcaaacatTGATTTTGAGTGCTTtcaatcactagataaatgatatataaaaatcacaaaatttatttttctaaatactttaaatgcGGAAGATCAATTTAACATAGTTGATTATCGATTCGGAAGTTGTATTATAAGAAATGGCATAGGATCAAGTAGGTCTCGTGTAGTATCCttgttttattaattaattaatttacttatttatttttaggtcGGTTGGTGCTAATTGAGGTGGcttggatgccacgtgcacccatgcatgcttatcaacaAATCAGGTGGGCATTGCTTAATTTTTACTTCTCTCTTTGTTCGAACGAAGCAAAGAGCTCGGTGGAGGTAGCCGCGAGCACGAGTTCGACGCCGACGACGCGTCGCGAAGCCGTTCGAGGGTACGGTTGGGATCGTAGCGCTGCGAGGAAGCTAGGCGAGAGTgcgttttcgccgttctcgacgccgcGTCGATGTCCGATTAGCCTTTGAGGTGAGTGTTCCGTTGCATTGCTTCAAGTATTTTAAAGAATCGATATTTGAGAcccttttaaaatttgagaaatgtTCTCTTTGGATCCCGCTGTTATTTGAGAAATGTTCACTTTGGATCCCGTTGTTATTGTTCCGTTAGAATTTCGTCcatattctattattatattttttaattcaaaagaCTCTTGGACCCTTCCTCTCAGTAGCTCGTCTCCCTTCTCGCCGACAGAGTCCTCGGCGgcaccgcctcgccctcctccgcagCCTTGCCTAGCCCAACCCTCCATCCGGGCCCACACCTATGCCTTTGCCCTTCTCCGCTGCCTCACCCTCGCCCACCCTCTATCCATGCCTATCCTGACCTCCTCCCCATTGTTACCGAATAAAGAGACGGTGAGGGTGCAGAAGGAGCACGGGGAGCAGGAGGAGCACGGGGAGTCAGTTATTATTGTTTTCATTTATACTCTTTGTTTTGAAATTATGCTTGATATAATGCATTGTGTTATTGCTGATACCTGTAAAACTAAACATATCCTTGTGTTAATACAGATTTTAATATTAGAATTACCCAATGAAATCCGAGTACTTCTACAATTCTACTtagacttcgtttggaattgcgggaagattgcgttacgtgcggtgagaaagtacttGGAAAAACactctgtttgtttccgtacgtaatattaatGCGTTTcacatatcgcgatgagtcgattacgatatattttttgctgtTCCACTGAAGAACAcaaaagcatatccctatatattttttcctcaactccattttatctaatagcattagatagaccacaataccaaactaagtcttagaCTGGAAACCATCTGCTTAGTTTGGTAATAGCAGGTGTTCCATTTGATACATACTATTGAAAAAGAGCTGCTTTTGTAAAAATGGATTTGGTATGGCCTAAACTACAATAGTAGGAGCCATCATTGAACCACATATATCTTCTACAGTAAAAGACATTACAAATTAGTCTTCAGATAAAAGTCTATTCTTtgtaaggggaaaaaaaaaaaaaaaaggctttggGGAAAATTTTTTGGAATCTCTTTTAGTCATATAATTATGCATCAATTAACCATAGTTATTCCAAACAGAGTATATGATATAATTgtgataattcaaatttaagttaagATTAACATTGAATCATGTTGTAGAATAAAGTTATaactaactattaaattattcaCTCCACATAATTAAGAACAAACCTGTCCTCctcttttgatagaaaattttttcaagAATTTTTTCAGAATTAACGGAAGAAATCGGAATTTGATGCATATTCCAACTACTCTCTTCTTtcggataaatataaataaagtagaATTGGCATGgtaattttatctatatctacATTAATCTATATTCAAATTCCATTCAATAAGTAATAAatgaatcatatattatatattctaatattatagACACCATGCAAAGTAgtgatttattaaaaataatcaatatgTTTCTTAAATCATTCTGTCTATGAGAAAAGGTGAAGAGAGAgactttaattttcattttaacaaTTATGATGATATGAGTTGCACATgcgaattaaaattaattggcCAACAAATTGGTCATCATTATTTCAATATAATCGAGCTAAATTAATTCCCTCCTATATATCCTCctcttttgatagaaaattttttcagaaTTAACAAAAGATatcttttgatagaaatttttttcagaATTAACGGAAGAAATCGGAATTCGATGCATATTCCAActactctcttcttttttctttttttctttcagataaatataaataaagtaggATTGGCCCgataattttatctatatctatattaatccatattcaaattcaattcaattagtagtaaatgaatcatatattatatattgtaatattgTAGACACCAGAGTAAAGAAGtggtttattaaaaataattaatatatttcttaaatCAATCTATTTATGGGAAAAGGTCAAAAcactttaatttttgtttcaataATTATGATGATACGCAGTTGCACATgcgaattaaaattaattggcTAACAAGTTGGTCATCATTATTTCAATATAATCGACCCCTCTTATTTgataaaaactatttaattgAGAGCTTAATTAATTCCCCTCCTCTGGCCGTACATCTTATATGTAATGAATGTGTCGAATGTAGAGACTAATTAGAACTCACAGTCCAATAATTCTTAATTAAACTCTATTTATGTTTTAATAAAACTAAATCTCATCTTATCCTAATTAAAGTAGAAtttgactttaattttaaataaatttgactttaatttaaataactaCAAATTTAAACCGAAATCTAACAATAGATTTTCTCACTAATAGGTTAAACAACAATATTCGTGAAACTATCTCTTCTATTTACTCTATTCTTATCTTGTTATATCAAGTCCTATTTATCTAGGATTAACTCAACCTAGTTAAGAACTGAAATTTGCTTTTATCCTTTCAGACATTATACGAAggctttttcttcaaatttttttttaatctttttaataagggtaaaatatagaaaactctatgtaaatacttgtttttttcacttcctccactggctttcaaatatatatatatattatcttttcaaaatttcaagttgatgGATTTAAACGCTCTTGTCAGAGTTCTGTCACTACTATTccgtccatttcttataatttatactgaagaTATCCTTGAGGGCATTTTGGTTCGCCCCCTTTTCatcctgaatcggaatcggactGGACGAATCCGTTTGTGCATGTTTGGTATGCGGAATTTTCGGTCCAATTCCGACTCCCGGGTGAATAGGAATTCCTCAATTATccctttttccaatccggcctaggaggctgGGTTGGAAATTGAATCCAGACGGAATAAatttgttcggattaaatttaatttttttaaatttattttttaattaaagcaTAAGTTTAagtgtaaaattatatttataaatttaaattttaatttaaacttaaattaaaaaattaaaattcaatcaaacatttcgaatctaatttatgaatttgaatttaaacttaaatttagtttaaatctaaagttttattcaaattttatttaaaatttaaattaaatttatggattcaaattgaaatttaaattataactttaagtttgaatttgaataaatcaaaatttagttttttattttgaattatccgttcaatttcaaattttaatttttttttaaaatatatttaaaattttaacatcattttaaaattttgacgtaaatttttaatatttaatttttagtttgaatttaaattaatatattataaagataaaattgacatattaatttgattatatttctgatatctatctgaaccaaataCCGATAATGGGAATGGTTCATTCCCATTCCGTTACAGGtggcgaaccaaacagaatgagataatgaatcattccgattccgtttacagcttattctcattccgatttcgataccgattccgacttcgaaccaaacaaatCCTAAAATTGATAGAAacgcataaaaaaatttatttttttattaacaagTAAGGAAAATTTAGTCATcttagaaagtaaaaaatatggatatttataagggaaggtttttttattttagccaataaataaagttttaaggGTACAAAGCATTCTCCAAATACATAATACGAGTAGCTGAAGGCATGCACCAACTAATTTGATGCATCCACTTTTAAATACATAtacattgaaaataaaataaaataaaatatacatataagaTAACATCTGCAGATCGatcatcatttttaattttcctCAAGCACGGATTATTTAGAAGATCTGAGGCGGAAAATATGAAAGCATCAAGCTCGGTCGGTGCTTTGCAAAAAGCGCCCAAACTCACCTCCATGATATGGAATCATTGAATCCTTTTTTGGACAAGCATGCCGCCTCGTTGGACCCAACTAATAAAATTCGGGATGTGGCGAACCCTCGTGCGCCAGTCATTGCCGCGgtcgccttctcctcctcctagAAGCAGCTCAACAAGTTCCTCTGCTGGATAGAAAATGTATAAATCCTTAAGGGTGGTAAGGTACTCGATACCGTGGGGCAGTTCCTTTAGCTCGGGGCAACTGTGTAGGTGAAGCTTATTCAGGCTTGCCATTGCTCCTCTTTCTATTTCCACCTGACTGAGGTTCGGGGCATCTAATATTGCCAATTTCTTTAGCTTCGGGAATGATGTTGCTTGGAAGTGCAACTTCATGCCATCATATGCGCCAAAAATTTCAAGATACATGAACGCGGACAGCGCTTGCAGGTAAGGAAATGTATCTTCATCCAATTTTGCCCATGAAAGTGCTAATGAGGTTAGGTTTGTTAGAGACCCGAAGGACGTGGCAAGCTCAGGGAGTGAGTTTTTGTCTAATTCACCTCCCagatataatttttgaattgttAGAGGTAAGCGCAGGGTGTCCAACTGCTGTAATTCTTGCCCATCTTCTCTTTCAACAAATAATTCTCTAAGATGGTTCATCTTTGTGATACTATTCCACAAGTCTGCACAATGATGTGTTCTTACGCCCGTTATCCAAAATGTCCGCAACTCTGTCAAAGCTTCTACATTCCGCACAATCCTCCTAGTTGCACTAATACTTGCCAAACTCTGCAAGCCCTTCAAGCGCCATATTCCCACCAGTGCCTTGATGTTCTTACCCAAATTGCGGGGCAAAAGTAGATGTCTCAACTTTTGAAGCTCTGTTATTTCCTTTGGCAGcttttttatttcacttttatCTATATCTAATATTTGTAGATTTTGTAGCTTCTCGATTGATCTTGGAAGCTCCTTAATTTTTGTTGCTTGCAAGCCTAGATAATGCAGGTTGAATAGGTTACAGATCTCACTCGGTAGTTTCTCGATTAGCACTCCTTCCAGTTGCAAGACAcgtaaaaattttgatgatctTAAGACTGACTTCAGTAAATCATAGCTCATGGAATTGTTGAAAACAAGTATTGAACGCAAATGAGATTTGTCTTCAGTACAGTAATTAGTTATATTGCTTAGGATTGACAAGCGGCGTGCTTTGGATCTCTGCAATATTGTCCTTGAATGCTCGTAAACCATGCAGAAACTTAACTCCTTTGACTCCGAAAGAGCGAGGACTCGAATGATGTCATGCATTCGACAGTCTTCAACTCTACCAACGTCATCCCTGCCTACCACTTGTAGTAGACAGCGATGAACAAGTTCGTTAAGGTAGTCCTCGGCCACTTCCTCCAtcgttctttctctttcttcaatgAACCCTTCGGCCACCCAAAGCCATATGAGCATGTCACTTTGAATTCGATAATCTTCAGGAAAACTAGAACAATATAAAAAGCAATTTTGAAGGTAATGGGGAAGATCATCCAAACTAAGTTTCAAAATGTCATGTACTTTTTCATGGAGTTTTGATTCGTTGTTAGTTAGATACCA encodes:
- the LOC109704388 gene encoding disease resistance protein RPM1-like — its product is MAEAAISSLVRKIGATLASEATKSASSLLLTRISAKKELIKDICEIKDELESMQSFLRILERLKEKDENTKIFIKQTRGLAFDIEDIIDEFTYKLGEEQGGVLPTTIKSCRNIIITWHHLSKRLKEIKINLQNIMERRTRYDTKGMENEIKPLIAVGSSKCCTESAHFVEDDDIVGIDKYRDLLLGWLKDEDEQQQQHMIISVLGMGGLGKTTLVTHVYNIIKASFDACAWVAVSQSYETHDLLRQILNEFCREDHEKREAPNNIDTMDYRSLVETIRTYLQYKKYVLILDDVWSADVMNNIKDALLNSNSKSRIVLTTRIRDVALLANEHRMFELKTLEADHSWDLFCKNAFWKSANKICPPHLEQCAKRISEKSGGLPLAIVSIGRLLSFREQTDSEWEKVYKDLEWYLTNNESKLHEKVHDILKLSLDDLPHYLQNCFLYCSSFPEDYRIQSDMLIWLWVAEGFIEERERTMEEVAEDYLNELVHRCLLQVVGRDDVGRVEDCRMHDIIRVLALSESKELSFCMVYEHSRTILQRSKARRLSILSNITNYCTEDKSHLRSILVFNNSMSYDLLKSVLRSSKFLRVLQLEGVLIEKLPSEICNLFNLHYLGLQATKIKELPRSIEKLQNLQILDIDKSEIKKLPKEITELQKLRHLLLPRNLGKNIKALVGIWRLKGLQSLASISATRRIVRNVEALTELRTFWITGVRTHHCADLWNSITKMNHLRELFVEREDGQELQQLDTLRLPLTIQKLYLGGELDKNSLPELATSFGSLTNLTSLALSWAKLDEDTFPYLQALSAFMYLEIFGAYDGMKLHFQATSFPKLKKLAILDAPNLSQVEIERGAMASLNKLHLHSCPELKELPHGIEYLTTLKDLYIFYPAEELVELLLGGGEGDRGNDWRTRVRHIPNFISWVQRGGMLVQKRIQ